The Stomoxys calcitrans chromosome 3, idStoCalc2.1, whole genome shotgun sequence genome includes a region encoding these proteins:
- the LOC106093729 gene encoding phosrestin-2, which produces MVVNFKVFKKASPNNMITLYMNRREFVDSVTQVEPVDGIVVLDDEYVRQNRKIFVQLICNFRYGREDDEMIGLRFSKELILVSQQVHPEQKVDITLTKMQERLLKRLGQNAFPFVMEMPTSSPASVVLQQKANDNSQPCGVQYFVKVFTGESECDRSHRRSTINLGIRKVQYAPTKQGIQPCTVVRKDFLLSPGELELEVTLDKQLYHHGEKIAINICVRNNSNKVVKKIKAMVQQGIDIVLFQNGQFRNTISFSESAEGCPLNPGSSLQKVMYLVPTLAANCDRAGVAVEGDYKHKNTSLASTTLVASPEARDAFGIIVSYAVKVKLFLGALGGELCAELPFILMQPKPSRKQLEAAENEEA; this is translated from the exons ATGGTTGTAAATTTCAAAGTCTTCAAAAAGGCATCGCCCAACAACATGATCACCCTGTATATGAACAGGCGTGAATTTGTCGACTCGGTGACACAAGTGGAACCAGTGg ATGGTATCGTGGTTCTCGACGACGAGTATGTGCGCCAGAATCGTAAAATATTTGTGCAGCTCATCTGCAATTTCCGCTATGGCCGTGAGGATGATGAGATGATCGGTTTGCGTTTCTCCAAGGAACTGATTCTGGTCTCGCAGCAAGTGCATCCCGAACAAAAAGTGGATATTACGCTGACCAAAATGCAGGAGCGTCTACTCAAGAGATTGGGCCAAAATGCATTCCCCTTTGTCATGGAAATGCCAACTAGCTCTCCCGCTTCGGTGGTCTTGCAACAAAAGGCCAACGATAACTCTCAGCCTTGCGGGGTGCAATATTTCGTAAAAGTATTTACGGGTGAAAGCGAATGCGATCGTTCCCATAGACGCAGCACCATCAATTTGGGCATACGCAAGGTGCAGTATGCCCCAACCAAACAGGGAATCCAACCATGCACTGTGGTGCGCAAGGATTTCCTTTTGTCACCAGGCGAGCTGGAACTGGAGGTCACCTTGGACAAACAGCTGTATCATCATGGCGAAAAAATAGCCATAAACATTTGTGTGCGTAACAACTCCAATAAGGTGGTGAAGAAAATCAAGGCCATGGTGCAGCAGGGTATCGATATAGTGCTCTTCCAAAATGGGCAATTCCGCAATACCATATCGTTTTCGGAAAGCGCCGAGGGATGCCCTTTGAATCCGGGCTCCAGCCTACAAAAAGTTATGTATTTGGTGCCCACTTTGGCAGCCAATTGTGACCGTGCTGGGGTAGCTGTCGAAGGTGATTACAAACATAAGAATACCTCATTGGCTTCAACAACATT GGTTGCCAGTCCTGAGGCTCGTGATGCCTTTGGCATAATTGTCTCCTATGCCGTAAAGGTCAAATTGTTTTTGGGTGCTTTGGGTGGTGAATTGTGTGCTGAACTACCATTCATTCTAATGCAGCCCAAG CCCAGCCGCAAACAATTGGAAGCAGCTGAAAATGAAGAAGCTTAA